The genomic region GCGGCGGGGCGAGTATCCGCCGTACACGCCCTAGAGGTCCGGGTCGTACAGCTCCGCCTCGACGCCCTCGCGTTCGAGCTCCTCCCGGACCACGCGGTAGGCCAGGCCCGAGGAGTAGCCCTTACGGGCGAGAACGCCCAGGGCACGCCGGATCCGGACCTCCTTGTCCTTGCCCCTCGTCGTGGCGAGGCGGCGTCGGGCGAGGTCGCGGGCGGCCTCGGCCTCGTCCTCGTCCGACAGTTGCGCGACGGCCTCGCGCACGGTGTCCTCCTCGACGCCCCGGGTGCGCAGCTCGCGGGCCAGCGCGCTCCGGGACAGCCGCCGGCCGTGGTGCCGGGAGCTCACCCAGGCCCGGGCGAAGGCCTCGTCGTCGATCAGGCCCACCTCGTCGAACGAGCCCAGCACCGACCGCACGACCTCGTCCGGGATCTCGCGGCGGTGCAGGGCCCGTTCCAACTGGGCCCGGGTGCGCGGGGAATGCGTGAGCATCCGCAGGCACAGGGCTCTCGCCTTGGCCTCGGGATCCTCCGTGCGCTCCCCCGGCTCACGCATCCGGCGTGGTGGGTGCCTTGGTGGTCTTGGCCGCCGCCGCACGCTTGGTGGCCGCCTTCGCGGGCTCCTTGGCCGCCGCGTCGGCCGCGGGTTTGGCCTGCTCGCCGGGGCCGGAGGCGCTGTCGTCGCCCTTGACCGTGATGCCCAGCTTCTCCTTGATCTTCTTCTCGATCTCGTTGGCCAGGTCGACGTTCTCCCGCATGAAGTTGCGCGAGTTCTCCTTGCCCTGGCCGAGCTGGGTGCCGTCGTAGGTGTACCAGGCGCCGGACTTGCGGACGATGCCGTGCTCCACGCCCAGGTCGATCAGGCTGCCCTCGCGCGAGACGCCCACGCCGTAGAGGATGTCGAACTCGGCCTGCTTGAAGGGCGGGGCCACCTTGTTCTTGACGACCTTGACGCGGGTGCGGTTGCCGACCGCGTCGGTGCCGTCCTTGAGCGTCTCGATCCGGCGCACGTCCAGGCGCACCGAGGAGTAGAACTTGAGCGCCTTGCCGCCGGTCGTCGTCTCGGGCGAGCCGAACATGACGCCGACCTTCTCCCGCAGCTGGTTGATGAAGATCGCCGTGGTGCCGGTCTGGTGCAGCGCACCGGCGATCTTGCGCAGCGCCTGGGACATCAGGCGGGCCTGCAGGCCGACGTGGCTGTCGCCCATCTCACCCTCGATCTCCGCGCGCGGCACGAGGGCCGCCACGGAGTCGATGACGATGATGGAGACCGCGCCGGAGCGGATCAGCATGTCGACGATCTCCAGCGCCTGCTCGCCGGTGTCGGGCTGCGAGAGCAGGAGGTCGTCGGTGTCGACGCCGATCTTCTTGGCGTAGACGGGGTCGAGCGCGTGCTCGGCGTCCACGAACGCGGCGATGCCGCCCATCTTCTGGGCACTGGCCACGGCGTGCAGCGCGACGGTCGTCTTACCGGAGGACTCCGGTCCGTAGATCTCCACGATGCGGCCGCGCGGGATACCGCCGATGCCGAGCGCGACGTCCAGCGCGATCGCGCCGGTCGGGATCGACTCGATGGGCGGGCGGTCGTCGTCGCCCAACCGCATGATGGAACCCTTGCCGAACTGCCGCTCGATCTGTGCGAGAGCTGTTTCGAGAGCCTTGTCTCGGTCACCAGATGCCACGGGGTACCCCTGTTGTTGGGTGGATGCCTTCTTCTTCATGATGCGCACGACGCTACGCCGTCGCTACGACAAACGCGATGCCGGACGAACGCCTGTGGACAACCCACACTACCCGAACTTGTGTTCGATCACCTGCCGCCTCACCGAGTCGACGTGGGAAGACCCCATCCGTCGCCTCACCGAGTCGACACGGGAAGGTCGAACGCCTCGCACACCGCCCTCCACACCTGCTTGGCCCCCACCCCGTCGGCGAGGGCCTGCTGCACCGTGCGCGAGCCGAGCCCCTCGATGACGTAGTCCTTGGCCAGGCTCTCGGCGTAGGCCTCGCCGA from Nocardiopsis aegyptia harbors:
- the recX gene encoding recombination regulator RecX; the protein is MREPGERTEDPEAKARALCLRMLTHSPRTRAQLERALHRREIPDEVVRSVLGSFDEVGLIDDEAFARAWVSSRHHGRRLSRSALARELRTRGVEEDTVREAVAQLSDEDEAEAARDLARRRLATTRGKDKEVRIRRALGVLARKGYSSGLAYRVVREELEREGVEAELYDPDL
- the recA gene encoding recombinase RecA, whose product is MASGDRDKALETALAQIERQFGKGSIMRLGDDDRPPIESIPTGAIALDVALGIGGIPRGRIVEIYGPESSGKTTVALHAVASAQKMGGIAAFVDAEHALDPVYAKKIGVDTDDLLLSQPDTGEQALEIVDMLIRSGAVSIIVIDSVAALVPRAEIEGEMGDSHVGLQARLMSQALRKIAGALHQTGTTAIFINQLREKVGVMFGSPETTTGGKALKFYSSVRLDVRRIETLKDGTDAVGNRTRVKVVKNKVAPPFKQAEFDILYGVGVSREGSLIDLGVEHGIVRKSGAWYTYDGTQLGQGKENSRNFMRENVDLANEIEKKIKEKLGITVKGDDSASGPGEQAKPAADAAAKEPAKAATKRAAAAKTTKAPTTPDA
- a CDS encoding DUF3046 domain-containing protein, with amino-acid sequence MRLSNFWHNMHEQFGEAYAESLAKDYVIEGLGSRTVQQALADGVGAKQVWRAVCEAFDLPVSTR